From a single Azospirillum fermentarium genomic region:
- a CDS encoding aminotransferase yields the protein MKTGNAILSGYGTTIFEVMSRLADEHGAINLGQGFPDTRGPADVLDVASRALLDGWNQYPSMLGTPDLRQALAAHAARFYGLTVDWKTEVLVTSGATEALTASLLGLIEPGDEVVLFQPMYDSYLPIIRLAGGIPRFVTLKAPDWGFTREDLEAAFTPKTKLIVLNDPLNPAAKVYSRDELGLITEFVQRFDAYAVCDEVYEHLVFDGRRHIPLMTLPGMRDRCLKIGSAGKTFSLTGWKVGYITGAPHLLQPVAKAHQFLTFTTPPNLQTAVAYGLGKEDGYFTGLAAEMQGKRDRLAAGLSAAGLDVLPSAGTYFIVARIGAAAAANAGFAGDEIDDQDFCRWLTAEAGVTAIPVSAFYVQDAPKDCIRFCFSKRDEILDEAAARLKRRFSI from the coding sequence GTGAAGACGGGCAACGCCATTCTGTCGGGGTATGGAACGACGATTTTCGAGGTGATGTCGCGTCTGGCCGACGAGCACGGCGCCATCAATCTGGGCCAGGGGTTCCCCGACACCCGCGGCCCCGCCGATGTGCTGGACGTGGCGTCCCGCGCGCTGCTGGACGGCTGGAACCAGTACCCGTCCATGCTGGGCACCCCCGACCTGCGTCAGGCGCTGGCCGCCCACGCCGCCCGTTTCTACGGCCTGACCGTCGATTGGAAGACGGAGGTGCTGGTCACGTCGGGCGCCACCGAGGCGCTGACCGCCAGCCTGCTGGGCCTGATCGAGCCGGGGGACGAGGTGGTGCTGTTCCAGCCCATGTACGACAGCTACCTGCCCATCATCCGGCTGGCCGGTGGCATCCCCCGGTTCGTGACGCTGAAGGCGCCGGACTGGGGCTTTACCCGCGAAGACCTGGAAGCGGCCTTTACGCCCAAGACCAAGCTGATCGTCCTCAACGACCCGCTGAACCCGGCGGCCAAGGTCTACAGCCGGGACGAACTGGGCCTGATCACCGAATTCGTCCAGCGCTTCGACGCCTATGCCGTGTGCGACGAGGTGTACGAGCATCTGGTGTTCGACGGGCGGCGCCACATCCCGCTGATGACCCTGCCGGGCATGCGGGACCGCTGCCTGAAGATAGGATCGGCGGGCAAGACCTTTTCCCTGACCGGGTGGAAGGTGGGCTATATCACCGGCGCCCCCCATCTGCTCCAGCCGGTGGCCAAGGCGCACCAGTTCCTGACCTTCACCACGCCGCCGAACCTGCAGACCGCCGTCGCCTATGGCCTGGGCAAGGAGGACGGCTATTTCACCGGTCTGGCCGCCGAGATGCAGGGCAAGCGCGACCGGCTGGCGGCGGGATTGTCGGCGGCGGGGCTGGACGTTCTACCGTCGGCGGGTACTTATTTCATCGTGGCCCGCATCGGCGCCGCGGCGGCGGCCAACGCCGGATTCGCCGGGGATGAGATCGACGACCAGGACTTCTGCCGCTGGCTGACGGCCGAAGCCGGGGTGACCGCCATTCCGGTCAGCGCCTTCTACGTGCAGGACGCCCCGAAGGATTGCATCCGCTTCTGTTTCAGCAAGCGTGATGAGATTTTGGACGAGGCGGCGGCCCGGCTGAAGCGGCGTTTTTCCATCTGA
- a CDS encoding PGPGW domain-containing protein: MPSFARLRQGMLIGVGCTIILMGLLLAPLPGPGGLPVALVGGAILLRNSAAARRLFVRTKRRYPRMLAPVEKVRLYLRQRRRR, translated from the coding sequence ATGCCATCCTTCGCCCGGCTGCGGCAGGGGATGCTGATCGGCGTGGGCTGCACGATCATTCTGATGGGCCTGTTGCTGGCGCCCTTGCCGGGGCCGGGCGGCCTGCCGGTGGCGCTGGTGGGCGGGGCCATTCTTCTGCGCAATTCGGCGGCGGCCCGCCGCCTGTTCGTCCGCACCAAGCGGCGCTATCCGCGCATGCTGGCGCCGGTGGAGAAGGTGCGCCTCTACCTGCGCCAGCGGCGGCGCCGGTAA
- a CDS encoding peroxiredoxin: MTITVGDPIPNVALKHLTDNGMQEVATGDLFAGKTVVLFSVPGAFTPTCSAKHLPGFVQKAEALKAKGVDEIVCLAVNDPFVMRAWGDKHEAAGKVFLLPDGNAAFTGALGLTMDGSAYGLGTRGQRFALVAKNGTVTHLAVEKPGQFEVSSAEAILDVL; encoded by the coding sequence ATGACCATCACCGTCGGTGATCCGATTCCGAACGTGGCGCTGAAGCATCTGACCGACAATGGCATGCAGGAGGTCGCCACCGGCGACCTGTTCGCCGGCAAGACGGTGGTGCTGTTCTCCGTTCCGGGGGCTTTCACCCCCACCTGTTCCGCCAAGCACCTGCCCGGTTTCGTGCAGAAGGCCGAGGCGCTGAAGGCCAAGGGCGTGGACGAGATCGTCTGCCTGGCGGTCAACGATCCCTTCGTCATGCGCGCCTGGGGCGACAAGCACGAGGCGGCGGGCAAGGTGTTCCTGCTGCCCGACGGCAACGCCGCCTTCACCGGCGCCCTGGGGCTGACCATGGACGGTTCGGCTTATGGTCTGGGCACCCGCGGTCAGCGTTTCGCCCTGGTTGCCAAGAACGGGACGGTGACGCATCTGGCGGTGGAAAAACCCGGCCAGTTCGAGGTGTCGTCGGCGGAAGCGATCCTGGACGTTCTGTAA
- a CDS encoding protein-disulfide reductase DsbD family protein, protein MKLLETAVPAKRSIRTLLPALLLLIWGGTALAASSPWARDGAVEARLVSAVDGAGDLTTIPAALEVRLDRGWKTYWRSPGDAGLPPRLDWAGSVNLRGATLDYPTPHRITTLGIETVGYEGDVTFPIRLTPAAPGQPVGLSVAADLLVCSELCVPQRLVLRLDLPAGPATPGPEANDVARAVASVPGSGAAAGLELRSTGFDGTALVVTVAGREPMVSPDVFVETDPPLALKAPQRRFAEDDRLVTLRLDPAEGETLAGLTGRTVTLTVVDGERAMTVPATVAALAAPPSLSGGTAGAGLWAMLGVALLGGLILNLMPCVLPVLSLKLLSVVSHGGQDRARVRAGFLASAAGVIFSFLVLAAAMAGLKAAGAAVGWGIQFQEPLFLVFMVVLVTLFAANLWGLFEVPLPRFLADSATSSSGGAFATGAFATLLATPCSAPFLGTAVGFALAHGPMEIGLVFLALGVGMAAPYLLVAAVPGLARALPRPGRWMIGLRRILGAALALTGVWLLSVLSVSAGATAAGLVAVLMAAVVGALWLGRRIAAAPGWAGGTLAAALAAAAFAVPAQVGSGAGASPVRDEPSHAAVPWVPFDEAAIAAAVAGGRTVFVDVTADWCITCQANKKLVINRGTVAQRLGEAAAVIPMRADWTRPDERISRFLARYGRYGIPFNIVYGPAAPEGVVLPELLSESAVLAALEQAKTK, encoded by the coding sequence GTGAAGCTTCTGGAAACAGCCGTCCCGGCGAAACGCTCCATCCGCACCCTCCTGCCGGCGTTGCTCCTCCTCATATGGGGTGGCACGGCCCTGGCTGCCTCATCTCCCTGGGCACGGGACGGGGCGGTGGAGGCGCGTCTGGTGTCGGCGGTTGACGGCGCCGGTGATCTTACCACCATTCCGGCTGCGTTGGAGGTTCGTCTTGACCGCGGGTGGAAAACCTATTGGCGCTCTCCTGGCGATGCCGGGCTGCCGCCGCGGCTGGACTGGGCGGGGTCGGTCAACCTGCGCGGCGCAACGCTCGACTATCCCACCCCGCACCGCATCACCACGCTGGGCATCGAAACCGTGGGGTACGAGGGGGATGTGACCTTCCCCATCCGCCTGACCCCGGCGGCACCGGGGCAGCCCGTGGGGCTGTCGGTGGCCGCCGACCTGCTGGTCTGTTCCGAGTTGTGCGTCCCCCAGCGCCTGGTGCTGAGGCTGGATCTTCCCGCCGGCCCGGCCACGCCGGGGCCGGAGGCCAACGACGTGGCCCGCGCCGTGGCCTCGGTGCCCGGCAGCGGGGCCGCCGCCGGGCTGGAGCTGCGCAGCACCGGCTTCGACGGAACGGCGCTGGTGGTGACGGTGGCGGGGCGCGAGCCGATGGTGTCCCCCGACGTCTTCGTGGAAACCGATCCGCCCCTGGCTCTGAAGGCGCCGCAGCGGCGCTTTGCCGAGGATGACCGGCTCGTCACCTTGCGCCTGGACCCGGCGGAGGGGGAAACCCTGGCCGGCCTGACGGGGCGCACGGTGACGCTGACGGTGGTGGACGGTGAACGGGCCATGACCGTGCCGGCCACGGTGGCGGCGCTGGCGGCACCCCCCTCCCTGTCCGGCGGGACGGCGGGGGCGGGGCTGTGGGCCATGCTGGGGGTGGCGCTGCTGGGCGGGCTGATCCTCAACCTGATGCCCTGCGTGCTGCCGGTCTTGTCGCTGAAGCTGCTGTCGGTGGTCAGCCACGGCGGGCAGGACCGTGCACGGGTGCGGGCCGGATTCCTGGCGTCCGCCGCGGGGGTGATCTTCTCCTTCCTCGTGCTGGCCGCGGCCATGGCGGGGCTGAAGGCCGCCGGCGCCGCCGTGGGCTGGGGCATCCAGTTCCAGGAGCCGCTGTTCCTGGTGTTCATGGTGGTGCTGGTGACCCTGTTCGCCGCCAACCTGTGGGGGCTGTTCGAGGTGCCCCTGCCGCGGTTCCTGGCCGATTCCGCCACGTCCTCGTCGGGCGGGGCCTTTGCCACCGGGGCCTTCGCCACGCTGCTGGCGACGCCGTGCTCGGCACCGTTCCTGGGCACGGCGGTGGGCTTCGCCCTGGCCCATGGGCCGATGGAGATCGGGCTGGTGTTCCTGGCGCTGGGGGTGGGCATGGCGGCCCCCTATCTGCTGGTGGCGGCGGTGCCGGGGCTGGCCCGCGCGCTGCCCCGCCCGGGGCGGTGGATGATCGGGCTGCGCCGCATCCTGGGTGCGGCCCTGGCTCTGACCGGGGTGTGGCTTTTGTCGGTGCTGTCGGTGTCGGCGGGGGCCACGGCGGCGGGTCTGGTGGCCGTGCTGATGGCGGCGGTGGTCGGCGCCCTGTGGCTGGGCCGGCGCATCGCCGCGGCCCCCGGCTGGGCCGGCGGAACCCTGGCCGCGGCTCTGGCCGCCGCGGCCTTCGCCGTGCCGGCGCAGGTGGGCAGCGGGGCCGGGGCCTCTCCGGTGCGGGACGAGCCGTCCCACGCCGCGGTGCCGTGGGTGCCGTTCGACGAGGCGGCCATCGCCGCTGCCGTCGCCGGTGGGCGCACGGTGTTCGTGGACGTCACCGCCGACTGGTGCATCACCTGCCAGGCCAACAAGAAGCTGGTCATCAACCGCGGTACGGTGGCCCAGCGGCTGGGCGAGGCGGCGGCGGTGATCCCCATGCGCGCCGACTGGACCCGCCCGGACGAGCGGATCAGCCGCTTCCTGGCCCGCTATGGCCGCTATGGCATCCCGTTCAACATCGTCTACGGCCCCGCTGCGCCGGAAGGGGTGGTCCTGCCCGAATTGCTGAGTGAATCCGCGGTACTGGCGGCGCTGGAGCAGGCGAAGACAAAGTGA
- a CDS encoding YqgE/AlgH family protein: protein MPRSTKSPAFLTGQFLIAMPGMLDPRFQRSVVYICAHNEDGAMGLVINKLFGSITFRDLSEQLELPAPTPAVGRTPVHYGGPVESGRGFVLHTADYVRDGTLVVNEDIALTATIDILRAMGEERGPKQSLLLLGYAGWGPGQLDSEIQANGWLNAPCDTGILFDDDLEGKWERAIGLLGVSLSMLSQEAGHA from the coding sequence ATGCCACGCTCCACCAAGTCGCCAGCCTTCCTGACGGGCCAATTCCTGATCGCCATGCCGGGAATGCTCGATCCGCGTTTCCAGCGTTCGGTCGTCTATATATGCGCCCACAACGAGGATGGCGCCATGGGGCTTGTCATCAACAAGCTGTTCGGCTCCATCACCTTCCGCGATCTGTCGGAACAGCTTGAACTGCCGGCCCCCACGCCCGCGGTGGGCCGCACGCCGGTGCATTACGGCGGGCCGGTGGAATCCGGCCGCGGCTTCGTGCTGCACACCGCCGATTACGTGCGCGACGGCACGCTGGTGGTGAACGAGGACATCGCGCTGACCGCCACCATCGACATCCTGCGCGCCATGGGCGAGGAGCGCGGGCCGAAGCAGAGCCTGCTGCTGCTGGGCTATGCCGGCTGGGGGCCGGGCCAGCTCGATTCCGAGATCCAGGCGAACGGCTGGCTGAACGCGCCCTGCGACACCGGCATCCTGTTCGACGACGATCTGGAGGGCAAATGGGAGCGCGCCATCGGTCTGCTGGGTGTCAGCCTGTCCATGCTCTCGCAAGAGGCCGGGCACGCCTGA
- a CDS encoding MlaC/ttg2D family ABC transporter substrate-binding protein, whose product MVPGAVFAQSTDPGASAFIQKLGDQTIATFADKSLSREQAVERFRALLHTGFDVPYIGRWVLGRYWNQASPAEQAEYQKLFERLIVDTYANRFVDYSGQTFKIAGTRPEAGDDTTVTTQIIRPDGPPINADWRVRKAGSGYKIIDVAVEGVSMGLTQRQEFASVIQGGGGQVAALIQALRQKVGRS is encoded by the coding sequence ATGGTTCCGGGTGCCGTGTTCGCCCAGTCCACCGATCCGGGCGCCAGCGCCTTCATCCAGAAGCTGGGTGACCAGACCATCGCCACCTTCGCCGACAAATCGCTGTCGCGCGAGCAGGCGGTGGAGCGGTTCCGCGCGCTGCTGCACACCGGCTTCGATGTTCCCTACATCGGGCGCTGGGTGCTGGGGCGCTACTGGAATCAGGCGAGCCCCGCCGAGCAGGCCGAGTATCAGAAGCTGTTCGAGCGTCTGATCGTCGATACCTATGCCAACCGGTTCGTCGATTACTCCGGCCAGACCTTCAAGATCGCCGGCACCCGGCCGGAGGCCGGCGACGACACGACCGTCACCACCCAGATCATCCGCCCCGACGGCCCGCCCATCAACGCCGACTGGCGTGTGCGCAAGGCCGGCAGCGGCTATAAGATCATCGACGTGGCGGTCGAAGGGGTCAGCATGGGGCTGACCCAGCGCCAGGAATTCGCTTCCGTCATCCAGGGCGGCGGCGGACAGGTGGCGGCGCTGATCCAGGCTCTGCGCCAGAAGGTGGGCCGCTCCTAA
- a CDS encoding MlaA family lipoprotein, which yields MTMASFTRPFIRVAAAVMLSLSAAGCANTPDGQDGAGISDPIEPVNRIIFGFNDAADTILLRPAAEVYVAVAPDPVREAVHSFIRNLVSPLVIANNLLQGDLEGAQVATGRMLTNTILGVGGLFDVASVAGMKDEEEDFGQTLGVWGLGSGPYVVLPLFGPSSVRDATGLAVDTVADPLRVWAYANDSKNVLYVRTGVSAIDRRSQVLKQVDDLKRNSLDYYAAVRSLYAQQRRAQINDNKTDAAPEFPVFGN from the coding sequence ATGACCATGGCCAGCTTTACCCGTCCTTTCATCCGCGTCGCCGCTGCGGTGATGCTGTCCCTTTCCGCCGCCGGCTGCGCCAACACTCCCGATGGGCAGGACGGTGCGGGCATCAGCGACCCGATCGAGCCGGTGAACCGGATCATCTTCGGCTTCAACGATGCCGCCGACACCATCCTTCTCCGCCCTGCGGCGGAGGTGTATGTGGCCGTCGCCCCCGACCCCGTGCGCGAAGCCGTCCACAGCTTCATCCGCAATCTGGTGTCGCCGCTGGTGATCGCCAACAACCTGCTTCAGGGTGATCTGGAGGGCGCGCAGGTGGCCACCGGCCGCATGCTGACCAACACCATCCTGGGCGTGGGCGGTCTGTTCGACGTGGCGTCCGTCGCCGGGATGAAGGACGAGGAAGAGGATTTCGGCCAGACCCTGGGCGTGTGGGGCCTGGGCAGCGGCCCGTACGTGGTGTTGCCGCTCTTCGGTCCGTCCAGCGTGCGCGACGCCACCGGACTGGCGGTGGATACCGTTGCCGATCCCCTGCGCGTGTGGGCCTATGCCAACGACTCCAAGAACGTCCTCTATGTCCGCACCGGCGTGTCGGCCATCGACCGGCGTTCGCAGGTGCTCAAGCAGGTGGACGATCTGAAGCGCAATTCTCTGGACTACTACGCCGCCGTGCGCAGCCTGTACGCCCAGCAGCGCCGCGCGCAGATCAACGACAACAAGACCGATGCAGCGCCGGAATTCCCGGTCTTCGGCAACTGA
- a CDS encoding ArsR/SmtB family transcription factor: MDDLLQILKAAAEPTRLRLLALCARAELTVSDLTQILGQSQPRVSRHLKLLCDCGLLDRSREGTFAFFRLSEKGRATALAHTLVDAIPKDDATLALDLERLDTIRRSRADAALAYFSDNAERWHEIRALHVPEREVEGALAALFPESVEDMLDIGTGTGRMLEILGPRCRHAVGVDLSREMLAIARAKLEAAGLRQCHVRQADIYQLPFPAASFDAAVIHQVLHFAEDPAGVVAEAARALRPGGRLLMVDFAPHELESLRTDHAHRRLGFADAEVAQWCRQAGLTMAAPVHLPGDPLTVSIWAAERTAAPPSSPVTGAAS, encoded by the coding sequence ATGGATGACCTGCTCCAGATCCTGAAGGCGGCGGCGGAACCGACCCGGCTGCGGCTTCTGGCGCTGTGCGCGCGGGCGGAGCTGACCGTCAGCGACCTGACCCAGATTTTGGGGCAGAGCCAGCCGCGGGTGTCGCGGCATCTGAAGCTGCTGTGCGACTGCGGCCTGCTGGACCGCTCGCGGGAGGGGACGTTCGCCTTCTTCCGCCTGTCGGAAAAGGGGCGGGCCACGGCGTTGGCCCACACGCTGGTGGACGCCATCCCCAAGGACGACGCCACGCTGGCCCTGGATCTGGAACGGCTGGACACCATCCGCCGCAGCCGGGCCGACGCCGCACTGGCCTATTTCAGCGACAACGCCGAACGCTGGCACGAGATCCGCGCCCTGCATGTTCCCGAACGCGAGGTGGAAGGCGCGCTGGCCGCCCTGTTCCCCGAATCGGTCGAGGACATGCTGGACATCGGCACCGGCACCGGCCGGATGCTGGAAATCCTCGGCCCCCGCTGCCGTCACGCGGTGGGGGTTGACCTGTCGCGGGAAATGCTGGCGATCGCACGGGCCAAGCTGGAGGCGGCGGGCCTGCGCCAGTGCCATGTGCGTCAGGCCGACATCTATCAATTGCCCTTCCCCGCCGCCAGCTTCGACGCGGCGGTGATCCACCAGGTGCTGCACTTCGCTGAAGACCCTGCCGGGGTGGTGGCCGAAGCCGCCCGCGCGTTGCGGCCCGGCGGGCGGTTGCTGATGGTGGATTTCGCCCCGCACGAACTGGAATCCCTGCGCACCGACCACGCTCACCGCCGGCTGGGTTTTGCCGATGCGGAGGTGGCGCAGTGGTGCCGCCAGGCCGGGCTGACCATGGCCGCCCCGGTGCATCTGCCGGGCGACCCGCTCACCGTATCCATCTGGGCGGCGGAACGGACCGCCGCCCCGCCCTCTTCCCCCGTCACCGGAGCCGCGTCATGA
- the metF gene encoding methylenetetrahydrofolate reductase, with product MTTAPSVSFEFFPPKTEKMEQSLWQAIQRLAPLAPAFVSVTYGAGGSTRERTHATVCRIQAETGIPAAAHLTCVGATRDEIDAIARTYWDAGIRHIVALRGDPPEAAGGLGGAYVPHPGGYAYAADLVAGLKAVADFEISVAAYPEAHPDAPSAAFDLDNLKRKVDAGATRGITQFFFDNDKYLRFRDRCVAAGITAPIVPGILPITNFARAVEFAAKCNATMPAKLAETFDGLDSDPETRQLVAATVAAEQCQALQAEGVDAFHFYTLNRSDLTTAICRMLGVKAKAAVA from the coding sequence ATGACGACCGCACCTTCCGTCAGCTTCGAGTTCTTCCCGCCCAAGACGGAGAAGATGGAGCAAAGCCTGTGGCAGGCCATCCAGCGGCTGGCCCCGCTGGCCCCGGCCTTCGTGTCGGTGACGTACGGGGCGGGCGGCTCCACCCGCGAACGCACCCACGCCACCGTCTGCCGCATCCAGGCGGAAACGGGCATTCCCGCCGCCGCCCACCTGACCTGCGTCGGCGCCACCCGCGACGAGATCGACGCCATCGCCCGCACCTATTGGGACGCCGGCATCCGCCACATCGTGGCGCTGCGCGGCGACCCGCCGGAAGCGGCTGGCGGTCTGGGCGGCGCCTATGTGCCGCACCCCGGCGGCTACGCCTATGCCGCCGATCTGGTGGCCGGGCTGAAGGCGGTGGCCGATTTCGAGATTTCCGTGGCGGCCTATCCCGAAGCCCACCCCGACGCCCCCTCGGCCGCTTTCGATCTGGACAACCTGAAGCGCAAGGTGGACGCCGGCGCCACCCGCGGCATCACCCAGTTCTTCTTCGACAACGACAAGTACCTGCGCTTCCGCGACCGCTGCGTGGCGGCGGGGATCACGGCGCCCATCGTGCCCGGCATCCTGCCCATCACCAATTTCGCCCGCGCGGTGGAATTCGCGGCCAAGTGCAACGCCACCATGCCGGCCAAGCTGGCCGAGACCTTCGACGGGCTGGATTCCGACCCCGAGACCCGGCAACTGGTCGCCGCCACCGTCGCCGCCGAGCAGTGCCAGGCGCTGCAGGCCGAAGGGGTGGACGCCTTCCACTTCTACACCCTGAACCGCTCGGACCTGACCACCGCCATCTGCCGGATGCTGGGGGTGAAGGCGAAAGCGGCGGTGGCCTGA
- a CDS encoding DUF29 domain-containing protein produces the protein MDSRFDHDRDFHAWTREQARLLREAARQRINAPIDWEHIAEELDGMGDQIRDAIQSHLATVIEHLLKLEHSPDPYPRRKWRASVDKARRHLARKLERHPSLKHWPETVLDDAWQDGRDDALSDDSLSSAPLPGSCPYTLDQIRDDAWWPENRHGHPL, from the coding sequence ATGGACAGCCGGTTCGACCACGACAGGGATTTCCACGCCTGGACCCGCGAGCAGGCCCGCCTGCTGCGGGAAGCGGCGCGGCAGCGGATCAACGCGCCCATCGACTGGGAGCACATCGCGGAGGAACTGGACGGCATGGGCGATCAGATCCGCGATGCCATCCAAAGCCATCTGGCGACGGTGATCGAACATCTGCTGAAGCTGGAGCATTCCCCCGATCCCTATCCCCGCCGGAAATGGCGGGCGTCGGTGGACAAGGCCCGCCGCCATCTGGCGCGCAAGCTGGAACGGCATCCCAGCCTGAAGCACTGGCCGGAAACCGTTCTGGACGATGCGTGGCAGGATGGCCGCGACGATGCTCTGTCGGACGACAGCCTGTCATCCGCCCCCCTGCCCGGCTCCTGCCCCTACACGCTGGACCAGATCCGCGATGACGCGTGGTGGCCGGAAAACCGTCACGGCCACCCCCTCTGA